GTGCAGGGGGAGGCGCGAGCCCTGAGTGACCCCCAAGGATTTtatgttgcagagctgctgccctgggggtggggggctgagttcTCCAGAAACGCTGAGGAACCATCCAGGGCAGCTGGAGCGCCCGGCTGCTGGCCCAGTAACTACCGCATGGTCAGTGCCCTCAGGTGCTTTGGGCTACCTGCCAATCCCCGGTGCCTAGAGCAACCTGGTGTTCCCGGTCTGGGGCCCCGCTCCAGACCCCCCGCCCGCGCCCCGAGTTGTCTCTGAGCTGGgccccaacctcctccccccattcaCCCTCTTtgtgccctcctcccccagggccaGCCCATCTCTTTCTGCCAAGAGTCCTTCCTCAACCATAAGTCGAGCACCATGCGGGAGTTCCTGCTCAATGCCGTGCACCTGCAGCTCTTCAAACAGGTAAAGGGGGGAGCctgggcctgggggtggggggcccagGAATTCTGAGGCCTGGACCTGAGACCCCCAGGTACATTGGCAGCCCCCATCCAGTGGGAATCATgtgcccaaccccctccccatgtgtgtgaccttctctcctggaggggtgaggggtgcatcTAGGAgagtttggggggcagagggggcctgGGATGGAGAGTTGGTTGGGTCACCCCATCCCGGGTCATATTTTCTAGGGCTTTAAGGTGTCACATCATCATAAAAGCCATTAACGAAAGGCCGCTCTCTCCCCCCATTGCTCCCATTGCCCTCCCCCATAATAATTTATGCTCCCACTGTATTATGTGCTCTCCCTGTAATGTCCCCTCTAATGGTTCCCCCCTCTCCATCTGCCCCCCCGTGCTCTCCTCTAATGGTTCCCCCCTCTCCATCTGCCCCATGTGCCCCTCTAATGGTTCCCCCTTCTCCATCTGCCCCCCCGTACTCCCCTCTAATGGTTCCCCTCTCCATCTGCCCCCGTGCTCCCCTCTAATGGTTCCCCCTCTCCATCTGCCCCCATGCTCCTCTAATGGTTCCCCCTCTCCATCTGCCCCCATGCGCCTCTAATGGTTCCCTCTCCATCTGCCCCCATGCGCCCCTCTAATGGTTCCCCCTCTCCATCTGCCCCCCATGCTCCCCTCTAATGGGTCCCCCCTCTCCATCTGCCCCCCATGCTCCCCTCTAATGGTTCCCCCTCTCCATCTGCCCCCCATGCTCCCCTCTAATTGTTCCCCCATCTGCCCCTGCCATGTGCTCTCTCTAATGTTTCCCCCCTCCATCTGCCCCCCGTTTCTTCTCTAATGGTTCCCCCTTCTCTATCTGCCTCCTGTAATCTGCCTAACGGTTCCCCCCTCTCCATCTGCCCCACATGCTCCCCTCTAATGGTTCCACCTTCTCCATGTGCTCTGTGCGCTCTCCCCGACTCCCCTTGCACCCGCGTCTCCCCCACGCCACCCACTTTTCAGTTCATCGACGAGCGCCTGGAGAAGCTGAATGCCGGTGTGGGCTTTTCGGATGTGTTTGAGCAGGAAATCACCAACAGCGGGTTGGCGGCGGGTAAGGAGGGTGCAGCCACTGACCGCACCTCCCCCGGGGGGCAATAGGGGCACGGTGCCCCCAGTGCGTACACAGCGACCGTCAGCAGGCGGGAtagaaccagggacctctggagctgagtgcatgagcctctacctcagaggtctcaaacttttttattggcgacccctttcacacagcaagcctctgagtgcgaccccctgcCAACAAATtacacacttttaaatatatttaacaccattataaatgctggagttaagtgggtttggggtggaggttgacagctcgcaaccccccatgtaataacctcatgaccccctgaggggtcccgacccccagtttgagaccccctgctctaccacatgaactaaaagccaactcgctgttagctaaggctctagagcagactcattttgtctctctaagtggtctcggtgccactagatgggacagaacaccacacccaggaggtgtgtgggttacacctgcAGATGTGACCCTTTAACAGTGGTGCCACCCAGGGTTCCCTCGCAATGCACCAGGGGTTGGCAGGGATGGTAGGGCCAGCCTGGCAATATTCACCTCCTCACCAGGGCGGGGGTCAggcttgggggcagggtgggtaaGGACCCCACTTAGGGCCCTGAGTCACTCATGGCCTGGGAATTTACATCTCTCCCTTTTCTGTCCCTGTGCAGGTAACCTGAGGTCGTACCAGCTGTGGGTGGAGAGCCTCAAGGTATGGAGCTGCCTGATAGCAGCTTGTGGGGTCCACTGGAGAAGGTTGTGAAGTGGTGTGAGTGCaggactgagagccaggaatcctgggttctatccccagctctaggaggggagtggggtgtagtggctagagcagaggggctgggattcagcactccagttccattcccaactctgggaggggagtgggaacccggaggcctgggttctattcaaCCCTGCCACTAACTTGCAATGTAACCCGGGGGAGTCActgcccctttctgtgcctcagtttgccccctctgtaaaatggtgataatgccAACCTAGCTGCATTAAGTATTACCTGCAGCTTCTAGTTCACTGGCTAGTGGCAAAGGGCCAAATTATTCCGAGGCAACATGTTAAGTTCCCTGTCAGAACTGGGCCCAAATCCAGACCCCCTGGAAATCAAGAGGAATTCTGCAATTGATGTCGGGGGGGATCTGATTTGAGGTTCAACTGGTGCATTTTACACCATGAAAAGCCGGACCCATTGACAGGAGAGGGGCCAAGATCTAAACCCCGCAACCCTGCAGGCTGGGAAAGAGCAGGTGAATAAGTCATAGAAGAGGTGAACGAAAGTAGCTGCGGCCCTGCTTTAATTTACCGCTCGCTGTGTAAATTAACTCCCCTGGGGCGTGTAGCTTACACATGCTCCTTAACACACCACCTCTGAATTAGTAGCTTGATTCTGATCCCGTTAGAGTTAAATCAGGAGCAGCTCCACAGAAGTCACTGGAGTGTCCATAGTGGATTGAGAAGCTCAAGCCCTTAGATGCACTGACAATATTATGGTTTACTGTTGCCTCTCTCTTGAGAGGTACCAGATGCTCAACACCTGACATGCCAGCTTCCaattggaggagaaatcagtgatatGGAGTCTGGGCATATTTGCAACTAGTTTATTTACGCTCTATACACCACTCTTGGAACAGAGGTGTCACCAGCTGCACGCAGGCCAATCCCCTTGTTCAGGAATCCCAGCCCATTGAAAAAGTCCCTGCCCAGGGTGCAACGCTGCCTCAAGAATCAATGCCAATCGGAGACCAAGACGGAGCAAACTGTCCAGCTGATGTCCCAGCTCCCGCTCCCTGGACCTTAGCACGGCCCCCAAATTAACTGCCACCCACAGTGTGTGTCTTCCCACGACTGACCGTTCGCTCGCCTGCTGAGAAAAAAACACACTTGGAGACCACATGTCCCAGCGCCGGCCTCCAGCTGATTCTAGTTAGCAGGACCGTGGCAGAGAGCAACCCCTCACTGCTTGCAACAACTCCCACCGGAGAAAATACCATTGCAAAACTAGCAACAATGCGGCGCTGCTGAAAGAAAGACTGTGTGCGATAGCGccacctggtgactcctgccGCAACTGTAGCCACCCACAGGCTCCCTCTAGCCGCAGGACGGTCAGGTTACTTGTGTCAGGGGGAAAGACGAAGCTAAGGTCTGCAGGAGGCACCAGGGGCCTATAGGGATCGCTCCAAAGCAACATCTCTGTGCTTTGTCTTGCCAGAAAGGTGGAGGGGCCCTGATCCACACTATGAAGAACAAGACGAACCCAGCCGTCAGGAACATGTACAAATACGTAAGGTCACGAACTGGCTACACGGTCTTCCCCGTTCACTGGGCTAtgatagcgggggggggggatcttaTCCGTGTGTGGGGGAGTTCCCGGGGGCAGAGGTATTGCAGGGGGATGCAGTTGTGTGTCTGTGCGGGGTCCCAGGCCTGGGGTATCGCAGGGGGAAGCAGTCGTGTCTCCGTGTGAGGGGTCCCAGGCCTGGGGTATCGCAGGGGGATGCAGTTGTGTGTCTGTGCGGGGTCCCAGGCCTGGGGTATCGCAGGGGGATGCAGTCGTGTCTCTGTGCCAGGATCTCTGAGTGGACAGTGGTATAACACCATAAAGAGCCAGGAATGGCCTTGTCacccctctctcttctctcctctagGCCAAGAGCCACGCCCGAGACAGGCTGAAGGAGATGCGAAGTCGCTTGAGGTACAGGGTAAGATTCCTACTGCAGCAATCCTCTTTGGGCTGGGGGATCCCGcccagcctccccgcccccaacccccaactcAGAGCCAGGGATTCCCTCTTGCTGAGGaaatttcccctccctccagctcccctcTGATCAGTGCTTCCTGGGGGATTGGGCGGGGCAGGAGCTAGGAGTGGCAGGTCATAAGGAGGGTTAAGGGTAGTAGATTGTGAATGGGGTTCAGCTCTGAGGTTGTAGATGAGAAAGGGTTAGGAGACAACAGGGGGGCTAAGGGTTCGGGTCGGGGTAATGAGATCCTAAGCTGGCCAAGGAAACTTTCTAGTCTTCTGCCAGAGCAGATTCTACCTGGAGTCCCCATGATGCCCTGCTTGGAGATCCCCCTTGAGGGTCTGCAGAAGAAGACCTCTTGGTCCTTAGGCTGAGGCTCCGGAGATGATCGGGGAGATGCTGGGATGGGGGCCTCATGTAGCCCGTCTGCTTCCTGCCCTCATCCCACAGGGATAGGGTGAAGCCCCCTCCCCACCGAGATGCATTGAGCTCCAGATGTGCCCCCACCCCCGTGACCTTTGCCCTCACCTGCCGGGCTAGCTGGCCGATTGAAATGTCATGAAGCCCCTATTAATAGCACTGGGGTTTGGAGCTCCGAAGCCACAGCTTCGAATCCTGCCCCTACTCCCATGTCAGCCGTGGCCAAGAGCACCTCACCATGTGGGAGCATTTACTGCCACCCAGTTGCCAGTGGGCTGGGCCTCCATGTCACCCCCAGACCAGCCCCCTGaggtagagataaggaggtgttagtaccgttataccaggcactggtgagacctcatctgcaatactgtgtgcagttctggtctcccatgtttaagaaggatgaattcaaactggaacaggtacagagacgggctactaggatgagccgtggaatggaaaacctgtcttatgaaaggagactcaaagagcttggcttgtttagcctaaccaaaagaaggctgaggggagatctgactgctctctataaatatatcagagggataaataccagggagggagaggaattatttaagctcagtaccaatgtagacacaagaataagtggatataaactggccatcaggaagtttagacttgaaattagatgaaggtttctaaccatcagaggagtgaagttctggaacagccttccaaggggagtagtgcggGCAAAAGACTtttctggcttcaagactaagcttgataagtttgtggaagggatgggatgatgggatggcctaattttggcaatgaattgatctttgactattagcggtaaatatgcccaatggtctgtgatgagaggttagatggggtgggatctgagttactaaagataattctttcctgggtgtctggctgctgagtcttgcccgcatgctcagggtttagctgatcatcatatttggggccgggaaggaattttcctccagggcagaatgGCAGCGggcctggggggttttcgccttcctctgcagtgtggggcagtgatcacttgctggaggattcgctgcaccttgaagtctttaaaccacaagttgaggacttcagtagctcagacataggtcaggggtttgttacaggagtcggtgggtcagattctgtggcctgcattgtgtagGAGGATCAGACTAggagatcataatggtcccttctgacctatgagtctatgagccttGCCTGGGAGTCTGCTCacagtcctgcctggccccctttcccctctccaGGACTTGGGCCAGGCTTCATCCCTGCAGCGAGGCGGCTCCCTGAAGTGTGACCAGCTCTCAGGCCCCATCCTGCCCCGGAGCACCCAGTCCGAGTGCCTGCAAAGCCGGCTGCCCATCACCCAGCACTTTGGGAAGGTCAGAGACTGCGAAACCTCTGTAAGGAGGGGGGAGGATCTGGACCGGGGTGGGGACGCACAGATAGTGCTCCCCCAGATGTGGAACATCAGGAAGGAACTAATGGTGGGATGTGGGTAATTCCCGGTGCAGATGTGCAACATCTGGTGGGAATAACAGGGCATGCGGGTAATCCTCATGCAGATGTGAAGCATCTGAAAGGGAATAAACAGGGTATGTAATTAATGCAGATGTAGAACCACCGGTGTGGGTAACGAGAATGCACAAATAGTCCGGCTCCCCAGATGTGAAACATCTGGAAGTAATAAAGGGAGTATGTAGTTAATGCAGATGTGAAACACCTGGAAGTGAATAATAGGCATATGCAATTAATGCAGATGTGAAACATCTGGAAGGGAATAAAGAGGGTATGTAGTTAATGCAGATGTGGAACATCTGGAAGGGAATAAAGAGGGTATGCAGTTAATGCAGATGTGGAACACCTGGAAAGGAATAATGGGAGTATGCAGTTAATGCAGATGTAGAACATCTGGAATGGAGTAAAGAGGGTATGTGGTTAATGCAGATGTGGCACATCTGGAAGGGAATAAAGAGGATATGCAGTTAATGCAGATGTGGCCCATCCGGAAGGGCATAATGGGGGTATGCAGTTAATGCAGATGTGGCACATCTGGAGGGAATAATGGGGATATGCAGATCAGCCTCACCTGGATGTGGAACCTCCGGCGCAGGTAACATGCACAAATAGTCCAGCTCCCCAGATGTGGAACATCTGGTGGGAATAACGGCAGCGTGTGGGTAATCCTCATGCAGATGTGAAACATCTGGAACCCATAGCAGGTAGTTTGGGAAGTGAATCGCTGCCCCCGCCCAGAGAGCCCTTACTCATCTGAGTAGCATCTGGGGGGCGCAAGGCGAGCTCTGCCTGGCTGGCACAGATCAGGGCGTGGTGGGCATGGAacggcctggggggcagggagggcctgGCCCCAGTAACCCCCCTCATGCTGGAGGGGCTTGGCGTTGCACTGCCAAGGGGTGAGCCGGGGGCTCGGCCATTTTGACCCGTGTTTCCTTGCAGTCCCGACCCCTGCGACCCAATAAACGCTGCAGCGGGATGGAGCTGGAGGCCCAGAGGTAacggggaggcggggcagggggggctctggctggggaggagcACAGATATTGGGGGCAGTGCAGAGATGGCCTGGGGTGTGGGCTGCAGGGCGTGTCTGTTTACACGTGTGCTGGCATGTGGTCAGCTTCACGCCTGCCACTTTCCGTGGGGCTTTTGACACAGACGGCCGCGTGGGTGGCCAGCTTTAATACATCAGCATGTGTGTCACATGTGGGGTGGACCTGCGTGTTGGCACGTGTGACAGCTGACATGCCTATTCCACATTTTTTTCCATGCATACTGGCACAGGCTGAGTGTTTGACATAACGCTGTGTTCCGATGTCGGTTGACATGCGTGTTGACACATGATGTCACTTTCGTGCACCAGCTTGTTGCCATGTTTTCTGTATGTCAGCTTCCACATGTGGCTGTAACATGAATGCCcagcccaccccttcccccacatctCTCAGGGCTGCCCCGGCAGAAGGCCATGAGGTTCCCCTGGGCTCTGATGCCATCCCTGATGGGGGGGAGCTGGACAAGAGCTTCCTGGAGACGGGCGAGATCGACCTGCTGGGCGAGATCTTCGAGACGCTGAGCCTGGCGGCGCCCAGTGGACGGGGGCTGCTCTACGGGACCCGCAGCCTGGACTTCTGCAACATGGAGGAGGGCGGCTGCTACACCAgggtgagctcccctccccccgtgcaCCTCCCCCGTGCTGCCCCTCCACCCcgtgccgcccctcccccacaggcacCTCCCTGTGTCACCCCACGCACCCCTccgtgctgcccctccccccccccgcacctccctgTGCCACCCCACCTCTCTTTCTCTTGGACTCTCTCTCCCCTGATTCTGCCCCACCCTCTCACCTGATTCCACCTCCCCCCAACTTTTCCTCTCCAAGCCCCTCCCCTAACTCCACCCCTCTTCActagcccctccctccatccctcccccccaccgttcctctccagcccaggtctCTCTCCCGGCCCCTTGCTGCACCAACCCTGGCTCCTTGTCCCTTCCAGCTGAGGCACACGAACCCCAGTGAGGAGAACCTGAGCAGGCGCCAGGCCCAGGACCACGAGTGCTGGCTGCTGGCCGAGGAGGACGACTCGTCCCTGGAGTTCGCCCCCCCCTCTTCAGAGGAGGCCTCCCTGGCCGAGGAGGAGGCTGGGGACTCCCAGCATGCTTTGCTGCTGCCCGCCAAGGCCACGCGCCCGGCGAGCGGGATGTGGGACCGCGGGATCAATGAGGATGAGGAGGGCCCTCCCCAGCCAGCTGAGGGGGTAGCAACTCTCAGGGTGCCCTGGCACAAGCCCTTCCAGctcggggaggaggagctggggggcagggcagccggggggcagggaggggctggggcagagctgacaccaaccaCTGGCTCTCTGGGGCCGCCTGAAGAAGAGGGCACAGGAGGCCACCCTGAAGCAGCCACTACAGGGCCAGAgtctgggcagggggtgtgcagggcaGAGCCCCGCCCGGAACAGGATAGCCCCACCCCTGAGGTAGAGCCCCGCCCTAACCAGGATAGCCCCGCCCCTGAGGTAGAGCCCCGCCCTGAACAGGATAGCCCCGCCCCTGAGGTAGAGCCCTGCCTCAAACAGGATAGCCCCGCCCCTGACGTAGAGCCACACCTCCCACCCGATAGCCCCTCCTCCCCTAGGGTCCAGTCAGCTGTGGCTCTGTTCCAGGCCAAAGTCTGCAGACAAACTGACTTCAGGGGCGGGGTCccccggctgggggcaggggccaccCTGCCCAGCTCATCCTGGCCAGAGCTGGAAGAAgcctcccagcccccggccctgcccaagGTATCGGAGCTGAAGAAGAGGTTTGAGTCCTAAAAGGCTGGCGGCATGGAGGGAGCTGCACCAGGGGGCCCGTGCTGAGCTACGGACATTGCTGCACCAGGGGGCCCCCCGCTCAGCTGCACCAGGGCTCCCcaggggcccggggggggggtggagagctgCACCAGGGGACCCCTAGGCTGCGCTATGGGCAGAGCTGCGCCAGGGCACCCAAAAGCTACACTGCCCCGCTTGGCTCAGGACAATGGGGAGACgctgccctggctccagcctgctccaCAAAGCCCGCGGGGGGGCTCTGAATAAATGCTTATGGTGGAACCGCCAGGTGGTTGCTGTTCAATCGGCCGTCCCACAGTGGGGCTCCGCGCTCGCGGGCAGCTGCAGTTTCCCCTCCCTTGGCTGACCGGATCCCCGCCCACTGCAAAAAATGCGTCACTCGGCAAGGGTGAGAGGGCGTGGGCCCCCGtccccattttttttaattgatcccAAAGTTagtttattttacaaaaaaataaaagttgaatTTGCACAGAGGAGGGAAAACACAACATTCTATGAACCCAGCTTAAAAAGCCACCCTCCCAGCACCCAGAGGGGCAGGTAaccctgcctcctgctcctcgCTGGCCCTGGAGGACTGGCTTCCTACACCTAGGGAAAGTGAGACACGAGAGGTGACgtgacttgtccagggtcacCCAGCGGGTCTGAGGCAGAGCCTTCCTGGCACGACCAGCCTCCCTTTCTAGCCAAGCGTCGGGGCACGGCTTCAGTTACGTTGCTGCATAGTTGGGTGCAGAGAAGGGGTAAGATTAGCACCATGGGCACCTAAACCCCCTGGGTccgaggcccaggggctggaggtgcctaactcccattgattccaacGGCAGCCTAAATCCCAcatggctcccagccctgcttcaggcGTCACAGCTGAAGAAGAGATTCGAGAGCTAGAAGACTGGCGGTGGGGAAAGAGCTGCACCGGGGGCCCATGTGGGCGGAGCTGCACCCAGGGGCCCACCCTGAGCTGTGAACAGCTGGTCCCATT
The DNA window shown above is from Mauremys reevesii isolate NIE-2019 linkage group 25, ASM1616193v1, whole genome shotgun sequence and carries:
- the LOC120390829 gene encoding DENN domain-containing protein 1B-like isoform X1, whose protein sequence is MGSRIKENPQKTFDLFFEAACPTSADDDPQVLRQFPEEFDDQESIQMLPKFCFPFDIERVKESSVVQNFTFALTDLEGNQRFGFCRLAGGFRTCLCILSYLPWFEVFYKILNNIADHLAKEQLNELTELLSALYCHPVPQMNSPVNLEFDQKLNKLRISTGSFLNGQHRDRSREPAGGTESPSYFIAPDLGSLPTIPESRNLTEFVVAVDVPNMLQLYGSMLYERRILLTSSKLSTLTACVQASSAMLYPMYWQHIYIPTLPPHLLDYCCAPMPYLIGVHSSLMERVRGKALEDVVILNIDTNTLESPFQDLENLPSDVVSLLKLQLKKQSATTGDGVARAFLRAQALLFGGYRDALLCTPGQPISFCQESFLNHKSSTMREFLLNAVHLQLFKQFIDERLEKLNAGVGFSDVFEQEITNSGLAAGNLRSYQLWVESLKKGGGALIHTMKNKTNPAVRNMYKYAKSHARDRLKEMRSRLRYRDLGQASSLQRGGSLKCDQLSGPILPRSTQSECLQSRLPITQHFGKSRPLRPNKRCSGMELEAQRAAPAEGHEVPLGSDAIPDGGELDKSFLETGEIDLLGEIFETLSLAAPSGRGLLYGTRSLDFCNMEEGGCYTRLRHTNPSEENLSRRQAQDHECWLLAEEDDSSLEFAPPSSEEASLAEEEAGDSQHALLLPAKATRPASGMWDRGINEDEEGPPQPAEGVATLRVPWHKPFQLGEEELGGRAAGGQGGAGAELTPTTGSLGPPEEEGTGGHPEAATTGPESGQGVCRAEPRPEQDSPTPEVEPRPNQDSPAPEVEPRPEQDSPAPEVEPCLKQDSPAPDVEPHLPPDSPSSPRVQSAVALFQAKVCRQTDFRGGVPRLGAGATLPSSSWPELEEASQPPALPKVSELKKRFES
- the LOC120390829 gene encoding DENN domain-containing protein 1B-like isoform X3; this translates as MTESIQMLPKFCFPFDIERVKESSVVQNFTFALTDLEGNQRFGFCRLAGGFRTCLCILSYLPWFEVFYKILNNIADHLAKEQLNELTELLSALYCHPVPQMNSPVNLEFDQKLNKLRISTGSFLNGQHRDRSREPAGGTESPSYFIAPDLGSLPTIPESRNLTEFVVAVDVPNMLQLYGSMLYERRILLTSSKLSTLTACVQASSAMLYPMYWQHIYIPTLPPHLLDYCCAPMPYLIGVHSSLMERVRGKALEDVVILNIDTNTLESPFQDLENLPSDVVSLLKLQLKKQSATTGDGVARAFLRAQALLFGGYRDALLCTPGQPISFCQESFLNHKSSTMREFLLNAVHLQLFKQFIDERLEKLNAGVGFSDVFEQEITNSGLAAGNLRSYQLWVESLKKGGGALIHTMKNKTNPAVRNMYKYAKSHARDRLKEMRSRLRYRDLGQASSLQRGGSLKCDQLSGPILPRSTQSECLQSRLPITQHFGKSRPLRPNKRCSGMELEAQRAAPAEGHEVPLGSDAIPDGGELDKSFLETGEIDLLGEIFETLSLAAPSGRGLLYGTRSLDFCNMEEGGCYTRLRHTNPSEENLSRRQAQDHECWLLAEEDDSSLEFAPPSSEEASLAEEEAGDSQHALLLPAKATRPASGMWDRGINEDEEGPPQPAEGVATLRVPWHKPFQLGEEELGGRAAGGQGGAGAELTPTTGSLGPPEEEGTGGHPEAATTGPESGQGVCRAEPRPEQDSPTPEVEPRPNQDSPAPEVEPRPEQDSPAPEVEPCLKQDSPAPDVEPHLPPDSPSSPRVQSAVALFQAKVCRQTDFRGGVPRLGAGATLPSSSWPELEEASQPPALPKVSELKKRFES
- the LOC120390829 gene encoding DENN domain-containing protein 1B-like isoform X2 codes for the protein MGSRIKENPQKTFDLFFEAACPTSADDDPQVLRQFPEEFDDQESIQMLPKFCFPFDIERVKESSVVQNFTFALTDLEGNQRFGFCRLAGGFRTCLCILSYLPWFEVFYKILNNIADHLAKEQLNELTELLSALYCHPVPQMNSPVNLEFPSYFIAPDLGSLPTIPESRNLTEFVVAVDVPNMLQLYGSMLYERRILLTSSKLSTLTACVQASSAMLYPMYWQHIYIPTLPPHLLDYCCAPMPYLIGVHSSLMERVRGKALEDVVILNIDTNTLESPFQDLENLPSDVVSLLKLQLKKQSATTGDGVARAFLRAQALLFGGYRDALLCTPGQPISFCQESFLNHKSSTMREFLLNAVHLQLFKQFIDERLEKLNAGVGFSDVFEQEITNSGLAAGNLRSYQLWVESLKKGGGALIHTMKNKTNPAVRNMYKYAKSHARDRLKEMRSRLRYRDLGQASSLQRGGSLKCDQLSGPILPRSTQSECLQSRLPITQHFGKSRPLRPNKRCSGMELEAQRAAPAEGHEVPLGSDAIPDGGELDKSFLETGEIDLLGEIFETLSLAAPSGRGLLYGTRSLDFCNMEEGGCYTRLRHTNPSEENLSRRQAQDHECWLLAEEDDSSLEFAPPSSEEASLAEEEAGDSQHALLLPAKATRPASGMWDRGINEDEEGPPQPAEGVATLRVPWHKPFQLGEEELGGRAAGGQGGAGAELTPTTGSLGPPEEEGTGGHPEAATTGPESGQGVCRAEPRPEQDSPTPEVEPRPNQDSPAPEVEPRPEQDSPAPEVEPCLKQDSPAPDVEPHLPPDSPSSPRVQSAVALFQAKVCRQTDFRGGVPRLGAGATLPSSSWPELEEASQPPALPKVSELKKRFES